GGCTTTAAGCGGGACCGTGACCTTCGAGTTCCCGACGGGAAATCATGATGTCTTCCAAGGGGAAGGCGATGGTGCGGCAAACGTGATCGTTTCCGGGCTAAAGCTCTGGGATGATTTCCAAGTGGCGGGGGCTGCCGGGCTTCATCTGCCTTTCGATGGCCAAATGGCGACGACCTCATTTGTCAGTGCCCACGCCAGCTATGAAGTCTCGCGATGGTTCATACCGCTGGTCGAGGTAAACTGGCACCACGTTTTGGAAGCGGGAAATGGGCGCTCCAATTTCTTCAGCCAAGCAGGCGGGGCGGTTCCGGTGGTTGCGGCCTTCGAAGGTGCTGATCTCCTGAACTTCGGTGCATCCAATGCCTCGCAGAACCGGGACTTTGTCACTGCCGCGGTCGGCTTCCGCTCGCGCGTGAGTGACAGCGTGGATCTGGGTTTCGCCTATGAGGTTCCGCTTACCAGTGAGGAAGACGGGATCATGAAGGATCGCTTCACCGTGGATCTTGTCTGGAGCTTTTAGGTCGCCTGTTCCCAGCGCTTGGTCATTGCCTCCGGGCCGGGTGTCGATAGCGTCGCCGGTGTGAAAGAGAAGGCGATTTCCCTGCTGCAGGAATTGACGGAGGCCCACTCGGTGCCCGGACACGAAGATGAGGTCCGCGCGATCTTCGTCGACGAACTCGAAGACTGCGGGGAGCTTTCGGCGGATCGCACGGGCAGCGTGTTCTGCGAGCTGCAAGGGGAGGGACCCCGTGTCCTGGTGGCCGGTCACATGGATGAGGTCGGCTTTTTGGTGCAAAACATCACGCCGGACGGCTTCATCCAATTCCTGCCGGTAGGCGGGTGGTGGGAGCACAGCCTTCTTTCCCAGCGTGTCGAGATCCGCACGCGCGCGGGTGAGAAGATCATCGGGGTTGTGGCTTCGCGCCCGCCGCATTTCCTGCCGGAGGCCCAGCGCCGGCAGGTGATGACGATCGATCAGATGTTCATTGATGTCGGTGCCACCTCACGGCTGGAGGTCGAACAAGAATTCGGCATTTCGCTCGGAGATCCTGTTGCCCCGTGGTCGCCCTTCACCCCGCTGCAGCGTGAGGATTGGTACATGGCGAAGGCCTTCGACAACCGCGTGGGTATGGCGGGGACCATCCAAGCGGGGAAGATGCTTTCGGCCGGAGCCCGACCTAACAAAATCATCCTGGCCGGCACGGTGCAGGAAGAAGTAGGCCTGCGGGGGGCGAAGACCGCGGCCGTTCATGCCAAGCCGGACGTGGCGATCATTCTCGAGGGTCCACCCGCAGACGATACACCCGGCTTTTCCCGAGCGGAAAGCCAAGGGCGTCTGGGTGGTGGCGTGCAGATCCGTCTTTTCGATCCCTCCGCGATCATGAATCCGCGCCTCGCCGATCTGGCGATCCGGACCGCGAAGGACGAGGGTATCCCGCATCAGGTGACCGTGCGCCGGAGCGGTGGGACGGATGCCGGGTCCTTCCATCTTTCCCAGAATGGGGTCCCCTGCGTGGTGCTGGGCGTGCCAGCGCGCTATATTCATTCCCACAATGCGATCATCGACCTGAACGACTACCTGCACCTGGTGGCGCTCACCTCGGCTCTGGTCCGTCGCTTGGACGATAGCACGGTGAAGGGGCTGACGAGCTTCCTCTGAGGTGCGTTCCTTGTCTTGTCATCGGGGCGGCGGCTCCCTAGGCCTCGGGGGTGCTTTCCGGCCCCGGTGAACTACTCCTCGCGCTACTTGCGGCGTTCTGCATCGGGATGTCGAAGGCGGGCTTCAGCGGGATTTCGCTGATCTCGGTCTTCATCATGGCGGAGCTTTACGGCGTGGTGCCTTCCACGGGTATCGTGCTGCCGCTGCTGATTTTCGCCGATGTGGCGGTCTATCCGGCTTTCAAAAAGTATGGGAGCTGGAAGCCGGTCTGGAGTCTGCTGCCTGCCACGGTGGCAGGCCTCGCCATAGGCTGGTGGCTGCTAGGGGTGATTACCTCGGAGCCCACCGCCCGCAGAGTGATCGGTGGCTGCATCTTGGGGATGGTCCTCTTGCAGGCTCTGCGGATCTGGAAGCCTGCGCTTTCGGATCGGCTCGCGCATTCCCGTTCCTTTGGCTCGGCTGCCGGCGTGGCCGGGGGCATCACCACCATGCTGGCCAATGCCGCGGGACCGGTGATCCAGCTCTACCTGCTGTCCCGCCGGCTTCCGAAGATGGAACTACTCGGAATCGGAGCGCGCTTTTTCCTGCTGGTGAACATCATGAAGCTACCGCTCAGCGGAAGCCTCAACCTGATCACTCCGGTGACGCTGATGGACAACGCCAAGTGTGTGCCCGGCGTGGTAGCCGGGATCCTCATCGGGAAATGGCTGATCCAGCGGGTCTCCCAACGGGTTTTCGAGTGGATGGTGATCAGCTTTGCTGTCCTTGCCGCGGGGCGTCTCCTGTTCTTTACGCCCGACCAGCATCGCTCACGACCGGCGGCGGTGATTCAACTCCTGCCAGTTCTGGAAAGCGAACAAGGCGAGGAATAGCGCGAAAAAGGGGCCTTTCCCCGAGGCAAACAAGGCCACCGCCCCGGCAATGGCCACGCCCATGCTGACCTTGAGGCTCAGCTCGATCCGGGACGGGCCGAGGATCGAAACCAGCAAGCGGCCACCGTCCAAAGGAATGACCGGAATCAAGTTGAGCACTGCCCAGAAGATCGAGATGCCAGCGAGATCCCCGAGGAAGTGAGCGGCGAAGGGGGAAATCGTCCCGCGGGTCTTCATGTAGATGAAGAAGAAGATCACCCCGAGGACGATCTGGACGGCTGGTCCTGCCGCCGTGACGAGGAAATCTTGCCAGCGCGAGAAGCGGGCGGCCGGGAAGATGGCGTAGCCACCGAAGGCATGGAGAGTAATGGCGGTCTGTGCTCCGAATTTCCGGCCGGTGAGTGCGTGGCCCAGTTCGTGAACCAGAATGGAAATGAAACCTGCCAGAACGAAGAGGAACATCACCAGAATCCCTTCCTGCGTGGCTCCATCCCCGCCACGAGGTGCTCCAAGGATCGCAAGGGTGATCCAGAACCACGGCTGGATCTCCACTGGAATCCCGAACAATGTAAAACGAACCATGTCTGGAAGTAGGTCAGTTGGAGAAACGCTGCAAGGATAGTGGAAAATTGCCCAATGATCCCAATGGGCCGGCGATGGCGGGAAACAAAAAGGCCGCCCTTTTTGGAGGCGGCTTCTTCTTTGTCGAGCAGTCCGCCCGGCGGATCGGGGAGTTGACCCGCCGGACGGCTGACACACACACACTGACACACGAACTCTGGGGGAAAAGTGGCAGCTTTGATCGGGGGGATTCTCTCGGCTGCCGGTGTCTCGATGACCTTCTTCGGGATCGGGGGGCGTTCCTTCAGTTGGTCGATGTAGCCCTTTGCGGTCTTACGGGGGGTGGTCGAACCGCTCGTGGCTTGGTCCCTTGCGGGACGGGCGGAGTCAACGGCTGTTTGCTTTATCTGGCAAGACTTTTCTTGAGAAGAAAATGAGCGATTTCCTATATGATTGCCATTTTCCGACAGTCTCGATTTCCATGATCGTCAATCTAACAACTCATTGAGGGACAATGGAATTTTTTCAAGTCGTTAAGAAAAATTAAATACCAACTAACTTGGAAAATGCGCAAAAATCGGCTTTGTGTTCATCTAAGTTGTCATCTATGACGGCCAAAATCGGCGATACGAAGTCGATTGAAGCGGAAGCAGAGGCGAAGGGGCACTACGGCCCCCCGGAAACCACAGCGTTTTGAGCCTCTATCCCACAGGGAAGGGCTCTCGCCACGCATCTCCCGAAGGCTCAAGGAGAGACGCTTTCTGACGCCGCTACGCCCCTTCTCCGAGCGAAGCGGTTCCGCTGCTCACAGACTCCAGCGTCCAGCCCCAAGCTTCGCGCGCGAAGTGCGAGAGCCTTCTTTGGGACTACTTCTGCTCCGCGGCACCCTTCTTCGCCTTCGGGGCGCGTTCGGGGAATTCGAAGCCGATCTTGCCGGTGGCAAGGTCGAGCGTCAGGTGGGCGTCAAAGGGGCGCTTGGTCTTGTTCGAGACGAAGCCCTTGATGAGATCCGTCTTTCCGGACGCCAGAAGCTTGAATGCCTGATCCACGGGGATCTCCTGTTTCAGGATCGAACGTCCCAAGCGCAGGCCTTCGGGATCGTTCTTGGTCTTCATGTCCGGGACGATGAAGGCCTTTTCCGTTCCGTAAACTTTTACGCTGCGGCCATCGGCCAGTGTCGCATTGCCAAGCACCATGTCCTCGGTGAGGTCCACGATCTTGTCTTCCTTGCCCTCGAAGACGAAGTTCACCTTGAACTTGTCATCGAGTTCGAGGCCGGCGTCGAAAGGCTTGTTGAACTTCGACTTGAAGCCTTCCAGCGGGCCGACGAAGCGCTTGCTGAAGAGTTCTGCGGCCTCTAGTTCGGCAATGAGGCGGCCGGCGATGTACTTCTTCATCTTGAAGCCGCAATCCACGGTCCGGCACTCGTAGGTGTCGTCCGTCTGCTTCAGGCCCTTCGCGCCGCATTTCGGGCAGGTGGCTTGAAGATCGGGGAAGGCGCGGTTCTTGATTTCAGCGGCGAGGCTCTTGGCGCGGACGACGATGTCGCGCGTGTAGTCCTCGATCTCTTTCATGAAGGCGGCGCGCTGCAGCTGGCCGTGCTCCATCTGGCGGAGTTTGAACTCCCACTCGCCGGTCATGCCGGGAGAGGTCAGGCCGACGATCTGCATCTCCTTCAGGATGTGGATCAAACGCATGCCATTCGGAGTGACGTGCAGTTCACGGCCATCGCGGACGATGTATTTCTGGGCGAGCAGGCCTTCGATGATCGCGGCGCGGGTAGCGGGTGTCCCGAGTCCACGCTCGGACATGGCTTCGCGCAGGGCTTCATCATCGACGAGCTTGCCCGCGCCTTCCATGGCGGAAAGCAGGGTAGATTCGGAGAAGCGTGCCGGGGGCTTGGTTTGCTCATGGCGCACCTCGATTTCCCTGGTGTCCGCCTTTTCGCCATCGGCGACAGCGGTGAGCTCGTCCTTGCCGGAGGCAACGCCGGGGCGGCGACCGTAGACTTCGAGCCAGCCGGGCTTCACCAGCACGCGGCCATCGGTGCGGAAGGTATCCACGGCGTCCGGGCTGGTGATACGGGTCAGGCGGGTCGTCTGCTCATATTCCGCATTCGGGAAGAAGACGGCGATGAAGCGCTTCACGATCATATCGTAAAGCTTCTCTTCAGCCTCACTGAGCTTGGCGATCTTGCCGGTGGGGATGATCGCGAAGTGATCGGAGACCTTCGAGGAATCGAAAACACGCTTGGATTTGAAGAAGCGCGGGCCGTTCTCGGCCTTTCCTTCCAGCACGGCACGGGCGTATTGCGCCACGGGCAGGTCGGAGCTCGCGATATCCCGCAGGGTCTCGCGGACGGTGTCCCCGTAGTCCTCCGGCAGGTAGCGGGAGTCGGTACGGGGATAGGTGATCATCTTGTGCTTCTCATACAGCGCTTGGGCGAGCTGGAGCGTGCCCTTGGCGGAGAAGGGGGCCTCACGCTGGAGCGTGGTGAGGTCGTAAAGCTGCGGGACGATTTGGGACTGGGCCTTCTTTTCCTCGGAAACGGCACCTTGTTTCCCTTCGCAACGGGCCTTGATGGCGTCTGCTTTTTCGAGATCCCAGATGCGCTCCTGGCGACCGTGGGGATTGTCGTCCTTCTTCCACGCCTCGTCGATCCAGCGACCGGCGTAGTCACCGGCAGCGACGTCGAAGGTGGCGTGCACTTCATAATAGGGGCTGGGGACGAAGGCTTGGATTTCCGCTTCCCGCTGGGCGAGGATCGCCAGCGTCGGAGTCTGCACCCGGCCCGCGGCAGTGATATTGAAGCCCCCGTGGCGGGAGCGGAAGCAGGTCAGGGCGCGGGTGGCATTCAGGCCGACCAGCCAGTCGGACTCGGAGCGGCACTTGGCAGCATCGGCCAGCGGGCGCATTTCCTCGTCGGACCGGAGGCGCTCCCAGGCATCCTGGATGGCCTGATTGGTCATGGACTGCATCCACAGGCGCTTCACCGGCTTGCTGACGCCGCCGATGTCCATGATGTAGCGGAAAATCAGTTCGCCTTCGCGGCCGGCGTCGCAGGCATTGACGATCAGGTCGACGTCCTTGCGCTTGGCCAGCTTCAGGACCTGTTTCAATCTCGGCTCGGAGTCCGGGATCGGGTCGAGGTCGAATTGTTGAGGGATTGCGGGCAGCACGTCGAAATTCCACGGGAGTTTTTTCCCGTTCGGGCCGGTGGGCATGCGGAGCTCCACGAGGTGGCCGACGGCAGAGGTAATAATCGCCTCTTCGTTCTCAAACCATGTGTCGCGGGCTTTCCCTTCTTTTTCGAATTTGCCGAAAGTTTTCGCCAATGCCCGGCTGAGGTCGGTCATGACGCTAGGTTTCTCGGCGATGATAAGGGTCTTTCCCATGGGTTGGTCGGCTGGCTCCGGGCCGAGGGACTAGACGGCGAGGCGGCGGCTTGGCAAGGGGATTCCGGGAAGGAATCAGCGATCCCCGTAGGGGATGTTTTTTCAGGGGGGCGAAAAGTGGCGGTTTTTGTGGCTTGGTCCCGAAAGAAAAAATCCGGCGAAAAAGGGGTCGGTCAATCCATCATTCTTTCATCGGCCAGAGCTTCCAGTTCCCATTTGAAGCGTTTCACCTTGAGAAAGTTAAAGAGGTGGGTGGTTGCTACGGCGCTGATGATAAACAAGACTTCCAGTAGAAAGGCCCATCCACTTCCCTGGCTGAATGCCTTGATGATGCCGCCCCAGACAAACGACAGGGAGAGGGCGAAAAGACCCTGAACCCCGAGTTCCAAGCCCAGGCAGGGTGCCAAGTGGCGGGTAGCGATGCGGTAACGGGTCCCGGTGATCAGCAGATCGAAGGCGACAATCATCGCGAATCCCAGCAAGGCAGCAACCAAGGCGATCGAGCCTGAAATGAGCCAGTTCGCCTCGATTCGACCTTCCGCGCCAAGCTGGGCTCCCTGAATGGCCACCGCGATCCAGCCTCCCGCCCACAGGATTGCTCCCGGCACCCCGATGAATAGACCTGCAAGGTGGCGAATGAAGGGCGGCATGGCGGAGCGAGGGCGACCTAATCGGGAAGGTGTGTCTCTGTGGCTTCAAGAGCCTCGTACTCCTTTTCCCATCGCTCGATGCAATCTTTGAGGCGTTGGTAGAGCCGGGTCATTCCCAGAATCGCGAGGATCGAAGCGATGGAAAACGCAGCAATGGTTGCCGCATCCCCGGCTCCGATTCTTCCGACCCAGCCCACGGTGAGGCAGAGGGAGAGGATGGCGGCCAATTGGAGACCCAGTTCCATGCCGATCAATTCCGGGAGATGGTCGCCGACGACCCGGCGGCGGTTTAAAGGGGAAATCATCTCATCTGCCGCCACCATCAGGTATCCAACGCAGACCGAGACGACCGCCAACCCGAGATTTCGCAATTCCGGGAACGTTGGGGGGCTTACCTTCAGAAAGGCGGTGAATCCGAAGAAGGCGCTGCCAATTCCGCCCGCGATCCACAGGAGCGAGCCCGGGATCCCGAGGAAGAGCCGGGTCAGGACTGTAAGGAGAGAGGGTATCCTTCAGAGGCTATCTCCGGATCGAGGAGAGAAGATGAAGAAGTGCGGAAAATCTTGTCGGCAGTGGCCGCCGCGCGGCCTTGGGGAGGCTCCGTCGCCTTGCCTGGTGGAAGATGCGTAAGTTACACTTGCGACGGTGCCGTGGAGCGTCGGGCCTCTTTCCACGCGCGCAGGGTCGCACTGTGCTCGCGCTCCCACTTCAGCCGGAGATCGAAGCCGAGCCGATGGAGAAGGAAAGAGAGCGGGATGGAAACCGAACTCACGCCGAGCGGGAGCAGCGCCCCTTTTCCTTCCTGAGCAAGGAGCTGGTAGCCTCCCGGGATCAAGCAGGATATGGCGATTACTCCCGCGATCTGACCGGCGAGAGCCACCGCATTGATGATCACGAGACGAGAAACCGGCAGGTGATGCCGGTTTCCATGAATGAAGAGCCTGCAGCCAATGAGCATCCCGGAGCCAAGAGCGGTAGCGAGAACACCGCCAATCGAGATCAGCGCAGCTTCCTGCCACTGAGAGGAGGCGGCGGAAGCGAGCGCTGCCGCCATCAGGCCGATCGTAATCAGCCCGCCAAGCCAAAGCGCGAGGCCGGGCAGCCCGATAAAAATCGTGGCGATCAGGCGAATGGCGGGAGGAGGCATCGATGGCAAGATGCCAGCAAGGAAGCCCGCCGGTAAAGTCTGCTCATTCCGCCGGTAATTCCACCGATTGAGTGGACACGTGTGCTGCTTTCCAGCGAGCCCGGAGGCCGAGGGAATACCGGTGGATCCAGATCGCCACCACGCATCCCGCAAATCCGGCGAGGAACAGTAATGTAGGCGCCCACGGAGAGATCGTTCCCAAATCCCAGAAGGTCAGGAGCGCGGAAATCGAGATCCCGAAAGAGGTGACCCCCAGAATCTGTAGCAGCAACTCCATCCCAATGCAGGGGAGGATGTGCTTGCCAGGCAATTGGTATCGGCGTCCGGACGTCAGCAAGTCGAACGCCGCGATCATGGAATGGCCGAAAGCGATGAGGGCGATAGCGACGCCCATAAATGAGACTTGGATGATAAGGGCATCCGGCGGAGTGCCATTGAAAATCAGCGCAGGAATCGCCGCGGAGTAGGAAAGCAGCAAGATCGCCCCGAAAAACCACATTGCTGCTCCCGGGAAGACCAAGAAAAAGCCGGCGACGAAACGGACGAAAGAGGGCATGGATGCGGGCTGGTTTGCGGGGACGAAAAGAAAGGCAGTCGGTGATGGAGGCTTAACAGTATGTTCCTCATTGCGGAAGAACTACGATCCTTCCTTGTCCGGTCTCCCGGTCCACTGCTCCTTCCATTCCTGACGTATTCTTTTCTGCAAGCGATCGTCGGAGATCTGGACCGCGATCGAAGCGGCCATGAAGGCCAGCAAGGTCGCCCCGCTCCGGACGGAAGCGGCGTGGTTGTCCTTTGCGAAAGACGAACAGAGCACGACGACCTGTGAGATAATTCCTGCCAGAAAGATCCAAACGGCGATCGGATTGATCAGGCTCAGAATCCAATCCTTTTTGTTTTGGGGAACCCTAAGGGCACCCGTCAGGAGATCGCGGGCCAGCACCATCAATCGACCGATAAGGAACGCAGCCAACACCACGGGCACGGCTAGAGCTGCAAGAAGGTCGAGCGCCGATCCTCTCGAGGATACTTCTCCCATGGCGGAGATCAGGAAAAACCAAGCGACAATCTGGAGCAGTGAGCCGGGGACGCCGAGACACCCATTGAACAAGAAGCTCCGGAGCCTGTCGTTCATATCCGCCGATCAGCCTGCGGTCTCCCCGGTGAAAGTGTTGCTCGTGAAGGCTCGCAGCATTTCATGTTCCCTGCTTGGGCGAGAGAGGGGACGGCGATGAGGTAAACGAAGAGTTCCTCCGGTATCCAGGAAAAGGGTGAAGAGAAGCTGCCCCATGATGTGGACTCAGCGTTTCACGTAGCGGAAGCCTGGCAGCGCACGGACCAACTTCCGCATCTCCAGTTTCATCAAGGTGGCTGTGACCACCGGGGCAGGAAGGCCGGTGGAGTCGATCAGCCGATCGACACCGGACTCTCCTTCGCCAAGGGCAGTGAAGACCCGGGCCTCTTCCTCAGGGAGTTCGGGCAGGGCTGCGGCTTCTTCCCCGGACGCAGCGGCAGAGCGCGCGAAAGGGAGCTCGCCAAGGTCATCGATGATATTTCCTCCATCCATCACCAGCGTCGCTCCATCGCGGATGAGTTGGTTACAGCCGGCGGAAGAATCCTGATCGATTGGCCCGGGCACCGCGAAGACCGGGCGGCCGTATTCGCTCGCGAGATTTGCGGTGATAAGCGATCCGGAGCGTTGCGCGCATTCGGTGACCAGCAAGGCACGCGACCAAGCGGCGACGATTCGGTTTCGCTGCGGAAAAGTCTGTTTGTCCGGCGGGGTATGCAGGGGAAATTCACTGATCACGGCACCGTGTCCGTCCGCGATCTTCTCGGCGAGCGGGAGATTTTCGGCGGGAAAAAGTTTTGCGAGCCCCGAGCCCAGGACGGCCACGGTGCGACCGTTTGCGGCGAGAGCGGCTTCATGCGCGATGGTGTCGATGCCACGGGCGAGGCCGGAGATGATCGTGAAGCCTGCATGGGCGAGCTGGAAGGAGAGCTTCTTCGTCGCTTGTCTCCCGTACATCGTGAAGCGTCGTGTGCCGACCACCCCGATGGCGTGGCGGTCCCGCTCTTCCAGCTTGCCCCATACGTAGAGGAGGAGCGGGGCATCGTATGCTTCGCGGAGGGCAGGGGGAAAGGACGAGTCGCCGGGTGTGACGATCGATAAGCCGCGTTCCTTCACTTCCTGTAGTTCCGCCACGGGGTCCGCGTGGTCTTGCCACTTTGCCAAGATTGCCGCCGTATCCTCGCCGATGCCATTGATGCGGAGCAGTTGGTCCTTTGATGCCGCGAGGATACTCTCGGGACTCCCGAAATGCTCCAGCAAACGCCGCACCCTTACCGGGCCGATCTTCGGCAGCAGGTTCAGGGCGACGATGGCTTCGAGCGGGGACATGGGGAAATCGATGGCGGATACCTAACAAAAAGTCACTCGCTCTTTCTCCATTGCGAGAGCTGCTCGGGGAAGGGGCATTCCGCGCAGTCGCTGGCGTCTTCCAGGCAGAAGTCCCGTTAAATCTGGATCATGGCCTGATGATGTGCCGCCTTCTTCAGCCATGTCGCCGCGGCTTCCTCGCTGCCGAAGAGCCGGATCGCGCAACGCAACACGTGTTCATTGATCGCGCCTGCCGGGAGCTTCAGGTAGTTCTCGAAAGGCTCATCCTCATGCAGGGCGAGGGGAAAGAGATGATTCGCTAGCAGCTCGATGGCACGGGCCTTGCCGAAAAGGGCCACGGGGCGAGCCGTGGTCGTGGAGGAAAGCGTATGGCGCTTCGTCCAGAAGGGATCATCGAGCTTTGAGAGGTAGCTAATGAGGCCTTTCACATCCAAGGGGCGGGAGAAGGCGAGCTTGCGGAACTTCGGCCAATCCTTCGCCAACGCGGCAAGCGCGGCGACTCGGCGGTGCGGATGATTGGCCGGGCGCTGTCCGCCTGCTTTCCACGGGATGGCGTGAGACGACTCCCATCGTCCACGGGCTTTCCACCAGGTATCCCAAAGAGCGCGCAAGTGCTCGCGTGTGTCGGCCGGTGCTTTTTCGTGAAGGTCAGGCGAGAGGAAGCCTGCGGCGCCAAATAACAACGCTTCGGTTTGGCCATTCGATTCACGCAAGGCGGCGACCGGCATGCGTTGGGCAAGCAGGCGCATTGGCAGGGCATTGGCGCGATACCCCAAGGTCTCTGCGACTGCCTGATAGAGTGCGGCATCGCGGCCATGGGCATCCGCCGTGCGCAGGAAGCGCGCAGCTTTCAGGGCCGCCCGATGGGTCGCGGCTTCCCTCAGGAGCGAGGCGACTGCGATGGCTGGCATGTCTCC
This portion of the Luteolibacter luteus genome encodes:
- a CDS encoding autotransporter domain-containing protein; its protein translation is MKLAPILVLSFCQASLAGTIITAPEAAPMTSGGFENARRPISNPTLFDLALPTTNIHPIVMYQRLPDAVNTTLGQLPMGGDVQVYALQFEIAFNERLSLVATKDGYVDINPDTQPLWSDESGFANLGAGLKYAFIYDPATSTALSGTVTFEFPTGNHDVFQGEGDGAANVIVSGLKLWDDFQVAGAAGLHLPFDGQMATTSFVSAHASYEVSRWFIPLVEVNWHHVLEAGNGRSNFFSQAGGAVPVVAAFEGADLLNFGASNASQNRDFVTAAVGFRSRVSDSVDLGFAYEVPLTSEEDGIMKDRFTVDLVWSF
- a CDS encoding M42 family metallopeptidase — encoded protein: MVIASGPGVDSVAGVKEKAISLLQELTEAHSVPGHEDEVRAIFVDELEDCGELSADRTGSVFCELQGEGPRVLVAGHMDEVGFLVQNITPDGFIQFLPVGGWWEHSLLSQRVEIRTRAGEKIIGVVASRPPHFLPEAQRRQVMTIDQMFIDVGATSRLEVEQEFGISLGDPVAPWSPFTPLQREDWYMAKAFDNRVGMAGTIQAGKMLSAGARPNKIILAGTVQEEVGLRGAKTAAVHAKPDVAIILEGPPADDTPGFSRAESQGRLGGGVQIRLFDPSAIMNPRLADLAIRTAKDEGIPHQVTVRRSGGTDAGSFHLSQNGVPCVVLGVPARYIHSHNAIIDLNDYLHLVALTSALVRRLDDSTVKGLTSFL
- a CDS encoding sulfite exporter TauE/SafE family protein; protein product: MLSGPGELLLALLAAFCIGMSKAGFSGISLISVFIMAELYGVVPSTGIVLPLLIFADVAVYPAFKKYGSWKPVWSLLPATVAGLAIGWWLLGVITSEPTARRVIGGCILGMVLLQALRIWKPALSDRLAHSRSFGSAAGVAGGITTMLANAAGPVIQLYLLSRRLPKMELLGIGARFFLLVNIMKLPLSGSLNLITPVTLMDNAKCVPGVVAGILIGKWLIQRVSQRVFEWMVISFAVLAAGRLLFFTPDQHRSRPAAVIQLLPVLESEQGEE
- a CDS encoding site-2 protease family protein encodes the protein MVRFTLFGIPVEIQPWFWITLAILGAPRGGDGATQEGILVMFLFVLAGFISILVHELGHALTGRKFGAQTAITLHAFGGYAIFPAARFSRWQDFLVTAAGPAVQIVLGVIFFFIYMKTRGTISPFAAHFLGDLAGISIFWAVLNLIPVIPLDGGRLLVSILGPSRIELSLKVSMGVAIAGAVALFASGKGPFFALFLALFAFQNWQELNHRRRS
- the topB gene encoding DNA topoisomerase III; this encodes MGKTLIIAEKPSVMTDLSRALAKTFGKFEKEGKARDTWFENEEAIITSAVGHLVELRMPTGPNGKKLPWNFDVLPAIPQQFDLDPIPDSEPRLKQVLKLAKRKDVDLIVNACDAGREGELIFRYIMDIGGVSKPVKRLWMQSMTNQAIQDAWERLRSDEEMRPLADAAKCRSESDWLVGLNATRALTCFRSRHGGFNITAAGRVQTPTLAILAQREAEIQAFVPSPYYEVHATFDVAAGDYAGRWIDEAWKKDDNPHGRQERIWDLEKADAIKARCEGKQGAVSEEKKAQSQIVPQLYDLTTLQREAPFSAKGTLQLAQALYEKHKMITYPRTDSRYLPEDYGDTVRETLRDIASSDLPVAQYARAVLEGKAENGPRFFKSKRVFDSSKVSDHFAIIPTGKIAKLSEAEEKLYDMIVKRFIAVFFPNAEYEQTTRLTRITSPDAVDTFRTDGRVLVKPGWLEVYGRRPGVASGKDELTAVADGEKADTREIEVRHEQTKPPARFSESTLLSAMEGAGKLVDDEALREAMSERGLGTPATRAAIIEGLLAQKYIVRDGRELHVTPNGMRLIHILKEMQIVGLTSPGMTGEWEFKLRQMEHGQLQRAAFMKEIEDYTRDIVVRAKSLAAEIKNRAFPDLQATCPKCGAKGLKQTDDTYECRTVDCGFKMKKYIAGRLIAELEAAELFSKRFVGPLEGFKSKFNKPFDAGLELDDKFKVNFVFEGKEDKIVDLTEDMVLGNATLADGRSVKVYGTEKAFIVPDMKTKNDPEGLRLGRSILKQEIPVDQAFKLLASGKTDLIKGFVSNKTKRPFDAHLTLDLATGKIGFEFPERAPKAKKGAAEQK
- the dprA gene encoding DNA-processing protein DprA, encoding MSPLEAIVALNLLPKIGPVRVRRLLEHFGSPESILAASKDQLLRINGIGEDTAAILAKWQDHADPVAELQEVKERGLSIVTPGDSSFPPALREAYDAPLLLYVWGKLEERDRHAIGVVGTRRFTMYGRQATKKLSFQLAHAGFTIISGLARGIDTIAHEAALAANGRTVAVLGSGLAKLFPAENLPLAEKIADGHGAVISEFPLHTPPDKQTFPQRNRIVAAWSRALLVTECAQRSGSLITANLASEYGRPVFAVPGPIDQDSSAGCNQLIRDGATLVMDGGNIIDDLGELPFARSAAASGEEAAALPELPEEEARVFTALGEGESGVDRLIDSTGLPAPVVTATLMKLEMRKLVRALPGFRYVKR
- a CDS encoding DUF2851 family protein, producing the protein MHYRGLLSAAWDGPVTVAESPHPPLPAELELQALWFSGAFGRDFQDDSGATVRIVQFGEWNRSAGPDFLHAAAEIGAVLKEGPVELDLRPSDWEAHGHGADPAFEETILHVVFGSSGAESFTRTAGHRRVSRVTISRQQIEEALLRPRRETAIARPGRCVRPLGDMPAIAVASLLREAATHRAALKAARFLRTADAHGRDAALYQAVAETLGYRANALPMRLLAQRMPVAALRESNGQTEALLFGAAGFLSPDLHEKAPADTREHLRALWDTWWKARGRWESSHAIPWKAGGQRPANHPHRRVAALAALAKDWPKFRKLAFSRPLDVKGLISYLSKLDDPFWTKRHTLSSTTTARPVALFGKARAIELLANHLFPLALHEDEPFENYLKLPAGAINEHVLRCAIRLFGSEEAAATWLKKAAHHQAMIQI